A single region of the Lotus japonicus ecotype B-129 chromosome 4, LjGifu_v1.2 genome encodes:
- the LOC130713538 gene encoding S-adenosyl-L-methionine:benzoic acid/salicylic acid carboxyl methyltransferase 1 isoform X1, producing MEVAQVLHMNGGSGKASYANNSILQQNVISLTKPIIEEGITSLFYNMLPTSLAIADLGCSSGPNTFFAVSEIIKAVEKLCQELNHKSPEYNVFFNDLPGNDFNNIFKSLDNFKGKLHDEMESRIGPCYFFGVPGSFHGRIFPSRSLHFVHSSYSLQWLSKVPEGINNNKGNIYIGSTSPSNVYKAYYKQFQSDFSYFLKCRANELVEGGHMVLTFAGRRSNDPQSKECCFIWELMATALNDMVSQGIIKEEQVDTFNIPQYNPSLSEVKLEVINEGSFVINRMEVSDVNWSTLGNQNNDFYFESKISKQLSEGGYNVARCMRAVAEPLLVSHFGDAIIEEVFTRYKEILANRMSKENSFINVTILLTRKA from the exons ATGGAAGTAGCACAAGTACTACACATGAATGGAGGTTCTGGAAAAGCAAGCTATGCAAACAACTCCATACTTCAG CAAAATGTAATTTCCTTGACAAAACCCATCATAGAGGAAGGCATAACCAGTCTCTTCTACAACATGCTCCCAACAAGCTTGGCAATTGCAGACTTAGGTTGCTCTTCTGGACCAAATACTTTTTTTGCAGTGTCAGAAATTATCAAGGCTGTGGAGAAGCTCTGTCAAGAGTTGAACCATAAATCTCCTGAATATAATGTCTTTTTCAATGACCTTCCCGGGAACGACTTCAACAACATCTTCAAGTCCCTTGACAACTTCAAAGGGAAATTACATGATGAAATGGAATCTAGGATTGGTCCATGCTATTTCTTTGGAGTTCCAGGTTCTTTCCATGGGAGGATTTTTCCTAGTCGAAGTTTGCATTTTGTTCATTCCTCTTACAGCCTTCAATGGCTATCTAAG GTTCCTGAGGGTATAAACAACAATAAGGGCAACATTTACATTGGCAGCACAAGCCCCTCAAACGTTTACAAGGCTTACTACAAGCAATTTCAAAGTGATTTCTCTTATTTTCTCAAGTGTCGAGCAAATGAACTAGTGGAAGGAGGACACATGGTTCTAACATTTGCGGGAAGAAGAAGCAACGATCCACAGAGCAAGGAGTGTTGCTTCATTTGGGAGCTTATGGCTACGGCTCTTAATGATATGGTCTCGCAGGGAATCATAAAGGAAGAGCAAGTGGATACTTTCAACATTCCTCAATATAATCCATCCTTGTCTGAAGTAAAATTAGAAGTTATAAATGAAGGTTCATTTGTCATCAATCGCATGGAGGTGTCTGATGTGAATTGGAGCACTTTAGGGAACCAGaataatgatttttattttgaatctaAAATATCTAAGCAACTCAGTGAGGGTGGATACAATGTTGCACGGTGCATGAGGGCTGTGGCTGAACCATTGTTGGTTAGCCACTTTGGTGATGCTATCATTGAAGAAGTTTTTACTCGTTACAAAGAAATCTTGGCTAATCGGATGTCGAAGGAAAATAGTTTCATCAACGTTACTATTTTATTGACTAGAAAAGCATGA
- the LOC130713538 gene encoding S-adenosyl-L-methionine:benzoic acid/salicylic acid carboxyl methyltransferase 1 isoform X2: protein MSLVIQQNVISLTKPIIEEGITSLFYNMLPTSLAIADLGCSSGPNTFFAVSEIIKAVEKLCQELNHKSPEYNVFFNDLPGNDFNNIFKSLDNFKGKLHDEMESRIGPCYFFGVPGSFHGRIFPSRSLHFVHSSYSLQWLSKVPEGINNNKGNIYIGSTSPSNVYKAYYKQFQSDFSYFLKCRANELVEGGHMVLTFAGRRSNDPQSKECCFIWELMATALNDMVSQGIIKEEQVDTFNIPQYNPSLSEVKLEVINEGSFVINRMEVSDVNWSTLGNQNNDFYFESKISKQLSEGGYNVARCMRAVAEPLLVSHFGDAIIEEVFTRYKEILANRMSKENSFINVTILLTRKA from the exons ATGTCATTGGTGATACAGCAAAATGTAATTTCCTTGACAAAACCCATCATAGAGGAAGGCATAACCAGTCTCTTCTACAACATGCTCCCAACAAGCTTGGCAATTGCAGACTTAGGTTGCTCTTCTGGACCAAATACTTTTTTTGCAGTGTCAGAAATTATCAAGGCTGTGGAGAAGCTCTGTCAAGAGTTGAACCATAAATCTCCTGAATATAATGTCTTTTTCAATGACCTTCCCGGGAACGACTTCAACAACATCTTCAAGTCCCTTGACAACTTCAAAGGGAAATTACATGATGAAATGGAATCTAGGATTGGTCCATGCTATTTCTTTGGAGTTCCAGGTTCTTTCCATGGGAGGATTTTTCCTAGTCGAAGTTTGCATTTTGTTCATTCCTCTTACAGCCTTCAATGGCTATCTAAG GTTCCTGAGGGTATAAACAACAATAAGGGCAACATTTACATTGGCAGCACAAGCCCCTCAAACGTTTACAAGGCTTACTACAAGCAATTTCAAAGTGATTTCTCTTATTTTCTCAAGTGTCGAGCAAATGAACTAGTGGAAGGAGGACACATGGTTCTAACATTTGCGGGAAGAAGAAGCAACGATCCACAGAGCAAGGAGTGTTGCTTCATTTGGGAGCTTATGGCTACGGCTCTTAATGATATGGTCTCGCAGGGAATCATAAAGGAAGAGCAAGTGGATACTTTCAACATTCCTCAATATAATCCATCCTTGTCTGAAGTAAAATTAGAAGTTATAAATGAAGGTTCATTTGTCATCAATCGCATGGAGGTGTCTGATGTGAATTGGAGCACTTTAGGGAACCAGaataatgatttttattttgaatctaAAATATCTAAGCAACTCAGTGAGGGTGGATACAATGTTGCACGGTGCATGAGGGCTGTGGCTGAACCATTGTTGGTTAGCCACTTTGGTGATGCTATCATTGAAGAAGTTTTTACTCGTTACAAAGAAATCTTGGCTAATCGGATGTCGAAGGAAAATAGTTTCATCAACGTTACTATTTTATTGACTAGAAAAGCATGA